The proteins below are encoded in one region of Hemiscyllium ocellatum isolate sHemOce1 chromosome 3, sHemOce1.pat.X.cur, whole genome shotgun sequence:
- the LOC132834780 gene encoding rho-related GTP-binding protein RhoB has product MAAIRKKLVVVGDGACGKTCLLIVFSKDEFPEVYVPTVFENYVADIEVDGKQVELALWDTAGQEDYDRLRPLSYPDTDVILMCFSVDSPDSLENIPEKWVPEVKHFCPNVPIILVANKKDLRNDENVRNELARMKQEPVKTEDGRAMAVRIGAYDYLECSAKTKEGVREVFETATRAALQKRARPSSGCANCCSVL; this is encoded by the coding sequence atggCTGCTATCCGCAAGAAGTTGGTGGTTGTCGGGGACGGTGCTTGCGGGAAAACCTGTCTCCTGATCGTCTTCAGCAAGGACGAGTTCCCGGAGGTCTATGTGCCCACCGTGTTCGAGAACTACGTGGCGGACATCGAGGTGGATGGTAAGCAGGTGGAGCTGGCTCTGTGGGACACGGCGGGTCAGGAGGACTATGACCGCCTGAGACCCCTGTCCTACCCGGACACCGATGTCATCCTGATGTGCTTCTCGGTGGACAGCCCGGACTCGCTGGAGAACATCCCGGAGAAGTGGGTGCCCGAGGTCAAGCACTTCTGCCCGAACGTGCCCATCATCCTGGTGGCCAACAAGAAGGACCTGCGGAACGACGAGAACGTGCGCAACGAGCTGGCCCGCATGAAGCAGGAGCCGGTGAAGACAGAGGATGGCCGCGCTATGGCCGTGCGCATCGGAGCCTACGACTACCTGGAGTGCTCGGCCAAGACCAAGGAGGGGGTCCGGGAGGTGTTCGAGACCGCTACCCGAGCAGCCCTGCAGAAGAGAGCCAGACCCAGCAGCGGCTGTGCGAACTGCTGCTCCGTCTTATGA